In the genome of Cynocephalus volans isolate mCynVol1 chromosome 10, mCynVol1.pri, whole genome shotgun sequence, the window AGAGGGGAGAGGTCATGAGAAGCAACATGCACCCCCCCAGCCAGAGAAGGCCCCTCACTCTGCCTATACTCTCTGCCCAAGAGTCCCCCATGTCTCTCCAGCATGTCAGGCCGTCTGTGCTTGCCAACTTGGGGTCCTGGTGTATAGCCTGCCCTCCCCAGGGGCAGCCCCTATGTAGGGAAGGTGGCAGCAGGACGCGTCCTCCACCTCTCTGGTCCCTACAACCAAGGATGAAGCCAGATGAGATGTCAGGTACCCCTAAGAAGGCCTCCGGCCCCTATATCCACCACGGGGGTCAGGCTGGCTCTGCCCCATCCCAGGACAAGAGAAGCTGAGTCAGAGACCCGCCAGTCTCACCCTGGGCGACATGAGGCTGCGGGCATGGGCCAGCACCTCCTGGGCGGTGGCAAGCTTCTCCATGGTGGGTGGCTGGGGCAGCTCAGCGGGTTCGATGTCAGGCACCTCATCCACGTTGAAGTGTGGGTGCCAGCGTGTAAGCTGGTCCTCAGGCACTGCCATGGGAGGGTTCAGGGAGGCCAGGAAGGCCTGTGGGAGAAGGGGGGGTGGGGTCCCACCAGGTGAGTCTGGGCACATCTGAGAAACGGGCAGGCTGCACGTAAGGGTCGGGCAAGTGCTGTCTGGTTCACGTTCCATCTGGTCAACCTTGactaagtcacttaacctctctgtgccgcAGGAGCTCAGCCAGGAAAGATAAAGCACCTTGCCTGGCACATACTCAGCACTTACTAAACACCACTGAGAGCCTGTTTGGGGTCTTAGGCTGCAGCTGAGGTCACCAGCTCCTCAGCTCAGGGAGACCCAGCCCAGTTTTGTGCCTACTACAGCCGGGTGTTAACAAGCACAGAGTGGGCCCCTCCCCACTGCATGAGACAGCATGGTGAATGGTTAAGAGAAAAACCTCAGAACTCTGCCACCTCCTGGCTGTCAGCCCACTTAGCTCTGGGTGAGACGAGGATGTGGATGACAGGCACACTTCAAGCTCTGAATGAGGGATTAGTGACAGCACTCAGGCACAGCCTGGCCCAGACACCCAGGAGCACCACCGCATGACAGGGATGACCTAGCTTGGTGGGCCCTCTGGCAGCTGGGCCGCTCACCTTGTGGTGTTCTTTGACTCGCTCCACCAGATTCCGGCTGAAGACCTGCCGGCGCTGCAGGAGACGCGTGGCTGTGAGCTGGGGGACTGCACCTCCAGCCTCTGCAGGGAGAGTCCAGGCCTGAGCCCCTGGACCAGGCCCACCAAGCCCAGCCCCACAACCATGGGTCCCGGACCAGGcccacccagccacccagccCCACGACCATGAGTCCCGGACCAGGcccacccagccacccagccCCACGACCATGGGTCCCGGACCAGGCCCCCCCAGCCACCCAGCCCCATGACCATGGGTCCTGGACCAGGCCCACCCAATCACCCAGCCCAGCACCACGACCATGGGTCCCGGACCAGGCCCAGTGCCAAAGCCATACGCCTATCCCAAAAAATGTGTGGTATTACAGATGTAGAAACCGAGGCCCAGCAGCTATGGCGAGGCCCCAGGCCCAGCACACTCACCCTGGTCCAGCAGTGGCTCAATGGTGAGCTGGTAGTCGGACCTCTTCACACCATCCTTGAAAGTGGGGATGTTGCGCTCCTGGCGGAAGTGGTAGGAAGCAGGATACACAGTTTTGATCTGGCCTACGTTCCGCTCCTCAAAGCACCTATGGGAGGGGGATGCTGGGGTCAGGTGCCAGGCCAGGTTGACATCAGACCCCAGGGAAGGCCAAGCCCCAGCCCCCACAGGCCCGCTCACTTGTGCATCAGGTCCTGGACACCCTGCTTGACCTTGGCGAAGGTTGCAGTCTCCGAGCGATTGTGGAGCATGCCCACGATGGTGTCCATGCTGCGGAACATCTCGGCCAGCACCTGGTACTTGTAGGGCAGCACGAGGCCAGGGGGCCCAGGCTGGGCCAGGGCGTGGAAGCGTTGGTAGGCAGGGGCCTTCTCCCCACTGTCAGGGAGGGAGCCAGCCCCATCAGAAGCACCAAGCACACACCTCTCCAGCACCCAACAGCAGACCACTCGGCCAGGGAGACCCCTCAGAGCTCGGTGCTCACACACCTGCTCCGCCATGCCGGCCCCGGGGCTTCCAGGGAAGCTGAACGTCTCCCCAGCCCTAAGAGGCTGCAGTGATACCCAGCCAATGCTCAGTGGCCCCTGGCTGTCAACAGCACTTGAAAGCCGCAGGGCCCACTGAGGCAGGAGTCACTACCCCCTCCCACAGACGGAGACTGAGTGCAGAGCTGGTGAGCAGCAGGCTGGGCCTCGTGCTCTACACCACTGACCACACCAACCATCTCCCTGGAAGCTGCTGCCCCGGGCCCTCTGCCCAGCTCCTGCCCTCCCATGCCTCCCAGGGTGCCTGGTGGCCACCCAGGACTTACCATGGCTTCTCTGGATGTCCCTCAGCCTCTGGCATGCTAGATTCCCCAGCATCCTTCTTCTGGGCACTGGCCCTCAGCACCTGGACCCGTGCCCCCAGCTCCCGTGCCCGCTGCAGGCACAACTTGAGCTCAGCAGTGGTGTCCTTTGAGGGACCGGGAGACACAGAGTACTGTTAGGCCAGCCAGTCATCCCACAGCCACCCCACGCTCTGCCCCTGGTCCAGCCTCTCACCTTGTCCTGCTGGGTTGGCAGGCCAGGCAACTGACCTGCTGAGAGGGGAGCTTTCTTTATCTTCTTGCCCAGAGAAGGGCGGGCTGGGGAGCCAGGGGCAGCTGGAGAACTGGGGCCAGAAACCTGGTTGGAAGAGACCCAAAGGGTGAACACGCGACAAGACCCAGGGGCACCTGGCTCTGCACAGAGGACCTCCAGATTCTCAGTTAACTAGAACGAGCAAGGACTGGGAGCCAGGTTCTCGGCCTCTTTGCTGAAGGCGACCAGTAGGACAGGGTCCAGCTGACCTCGCCTGTTCCTTCTCATAGCCGCTTCAAGGGTGACCTCTCACACAGCCTCATAGATAAGCTGGGATTCACCAGCCAGCTCAGTCAGCCCCTGGCTCAAGTCCTCCGTGGCTTCTCCCCACCTGAGGAGTCAAAGCCCAAGTCCTCACAAACGGTTACAGGGCACTTACAGGGTCCCCCTGATAGGGCCCTGGCCTCCTCTGGACCCATCTCCTCCAGCCACAATTGCCTCCTTGCCAAGCAGGCTAGTCCTCCCCTGGGACCTCAGGTTCCCCTCTGCATCCCACCTCCTGGGCTGTGCCCTCCCGCCAGGAGTCCCACTCCTGCCTGTGCCCCTGCAGCTGCAGCCCAGCAGCGCCTGGCctgcctctcccttcccacctgtTCTCAATTCCCCCCACCCTCGctccctgggcctcagcttccccagccCTTGCCTACAccctagcctcagtttccctgcgcCCCGCCCCCCTGCCCTGCCTCAGTCTCCCAGTGCCCCGCCCCCCGCgcggcctcagtttccccgcgCTCCGCGCCGCTCACCGCGTCGGCCGGCAGCCGCAGCCTCCTGCGCGCGGGCGGCGCGGCCTCGGGCCCCGGGTCGGCGGGCGGGCGAGCGCGCTTGCGGCGGCTGCTCAGGGCAGGGGCCGGGGCGCCGCGCGCGGACTCGGCGGGGCTCGGCGTACGGCAGGCCGGCTTGGTCCGCGGCAGCGTGGCGCGGGAGCTGGGGCGGCGGTGCGCGAAAAAGTCGGTGACACGGCGCTGCGCCatggcgggcggcggcggcggcggcagtgGCGGCAGCAGGCGAAAGGGATGGCGCGCGGTTCCCGCCGATTTTCGCGCCgtgc includes:
- the CDT1 gene encoding DNA replication factor Cdt1; the encoded protein is MAQRRVTDFFAHRRPSSRATLPRTKPACRTPSPAESARGAPAPALSSRRKRARPPADPGPEAAPPARRRLRLPADAVSGPSSPAAPGSPARPSLGKKIKKAPLSAGQLPGLPTQQDKDTTAELKLCLQRARELGARVQVLRASAQKKDAGESSMPEAEGHPEKPCGEKAPAYQRFHALAQPGPPGLVLPYKYQVLAEMFRSMDTIVGMLHNRSETATFAKVKQGVQDLMHKCFEERNVGQIKTVYPASYHFRQERNIPTFKDGVKRSDYQLTIEPLLDQEAGGAVPQLTATRLLQRRQVFSRNLVERVKEHHKAFLASLNPPMAVPEDQLTRWHPHFNVDEVPDIEPAELPQPPTMEKLATAQEVLAHARSLMSPRMQKALSQLALHSAEPSSPGSPSQALPATPPATPPTPSPSALKGVSQALLERIRVKEAQKQLAQMTRRPEQERRLQQLQRLPELARVLRCVFVSERKPALTMEVACARMVASCCAVLSPGEMERHLVLLSELLPDWLSLHRIRTDTYVKLDKAADLAVVTARLARLVRAEEGP